The Chitinophaga pinensis DSM 2588 region ATCTCGATCCCGGTGATTATATCTTCCGGGTGCGTGCCTCCAATAACGACGGTATCTGGACGCCTGCGCCACTGGAATTACATATCACTATCCTTCCTCCTTTCTGGCGTACGCCACTGGCATTCTTTCTTTATATACTGCTGATCATTGGCGCACTGATACTGGCCAGAAGAGTGGTATTGGAAAGAGAAAGACTGCGTTCACGCATAGAACAGGAAAAACAGGAAGCACAGCGCATTCACGAACTGGATGCACTGAAAATACGGTTCTTCACGAATATCAGTCATGAGTTCAGAACACCGCTTAGTCTGATCATCACACCCCTGGAAAAGATACTCGGCAAAGGCGTGGAAGCCAATATCCAGCAACAGCTGATACTTGTACAACGTAATGCCCGTCGCCTCCTTAACCTGGTGAATCAGCTCCTGGATTTCCGTAAAATGGAAGTACAGGAAATCAAACTACACACCAGTGAAGGCGATATCGTTGCCTTTGTAAAAGACCTGACCACTTCCTTCTCCGACTTATCAGAAAAGAAACAGATTCACCTGGACTTTCATAGCAGTGTGAAAGCACTCAACATGTTATATGATCCGGATAAAATTGAGAAGATCATTTTCAACCTGCTGAGTAATGCTTTCAAGTTTACACCGGAGCAGGGAAATATTTCTGTGGATGTACAGGTACAACACGGATCTACCTTAGCGATTATCGTCAAAGACAATGGTATCGGTATTCCGCTGGAACAGCAGGAACGTATCTTCGAACGGTTCTTCCAGCATGACATTCCCGGTTCCCTCTTGAATCAGGGCAGCGGTATTGGTCTGAGTATTACAAGGGAGTTTGTCAAACTACATAGCGGTACTATCACGGTAGACAGCGCTCCTGGTATGGGTAGTACCTTTACAATCCTCCTGCCGCTAAAAGGGCTCGTCAGTCAACTGGTAGTAACGGATCCTGTCAGCACGAATATCCTATCCGTGCCAGCGCCGGCAGCCCTTACACCTGCACCTTACACAGGCAAAAAACCGGTCCTGCTCCTGATTGAAGACAGCGAAGATTTCAGGTTCTATCTTAAAGACAACCTTGGTGTCCATTTTCATATCATTGATGCCGCCAACGGTAAACTGGGCTGGGCGATCCTCCAACATACCGTTCCCAATCTCATTGTCAGCGACGTTAATATGCCTGAAATGGACGGACTGGAACTTTGTCGCCGGATAAGACAAAACCAGCGGCTTGCACACTTACCGGTCATCCTGCTCACCGCCCGCGCTTCGGAAGAAGATCAGCTGGAAGCACTGGATAACGGAGCTACAGACTATATCACCAAACCCTTCAACTATGAGGTGCTATTATCGCGTATCCGCAACATTGTTTCTCAGCAGGTATCTCTGAAAAAGACCTTCCAGCAGCACATTGATGCACATCCGGAGGAAATCGCCATTTCTTCACAGGATGAACTTTTCCTGCAACAGGCATTACAGATCGTGGAGAAGAACATCTCAAATCCTGATTTTTCTGTAGAAGAACTCAGCCGTGGCCTCCATATGAGCCGCGTATCTGCCTATAAAAAACTACTGTCTATTACCGGTAAAACACCGCTTGAATTCATCCGGTCCATCCGTTTGAAACGGGCCGCTCAATTGCTGGGTAAAAGTCAGCTGACAATAGCCGAAGTAGCATATGAAGTAGGATTCAATAATCCTAAGTACTTTGCAAAGTATTTCAAACTTGAATACGGCGTCTTGCCTTCAGCTTATAAGAACACTTAAAACGAACTTATGCAGGCATTCCTGAGCAAACTTGACGAACACCTCCGTACTAAACGGGCAGACTACTATGCAGCTTTACAGCCCGGATTATCTGCTGAAGCCATTATGGCCCTTGAGCAAACATATAAGGTGACACTCCCCGCTGATCTCCGTGCGTTGTATCAATGGAAGAACGGACAACAGGAAGACACCTACGAGGCATTTGTCAACAATTCCATGTTCCTCTCCCTGCAATATGCCCTGGACACCGCCAGCGAACTGACAGGCATGATAGGTACCGATTTTGAAATGGAAAACTGGTGGCATCCTTCCTGGATCCCACTATGGCACAATGGCGGCGGCGATTATATCTGTTATGATACAGCGGGTGTATTTACCGGCATCAAAGGACAGCTGATAGAGTTCTGGC contains the following coding sequences:
- a CDS encoding SMI1/KNR4 family protein → MQAFLSKLDEHLRTKRADYYAALQPGLSAEAIMALEQTYKVTLPADLRALYQWKNGQQEDTYEAFVNNSMFLSLQYALDTASELTGMIGTDFEMENWWHPSWIPLWHNGGGDYICYDTAGVFTGIKGQLIEFWHADNDRDTIAPDLTSFINSINQLYATTAPKDFDEYFEVKTPDGYPKGNFAGEPGKR